From Microbacterium sp. LWH7-1.2:
GTGAGCGCCCGTCTCGCCGAGCTCGGCATCGACCTTCCCGACGTCGTTCCTCCCGTAGCCGCGTACGTCCCCGCGAAGGCGCACGGCGACCTCGTCTACACAGCCGGCCAGCTGCCGATGGTCTCCGGCGCGCTGCCGGCGACGGGCAAGGTCGGCGAGGGCCACGGACTCGTTCCGGCGTCCGACGCGAAGGCGTACGCGCGCCAGAGCGCCCTCAACGCACTCGCGGCCGCAGCGGACGCGGTCGGCGGCGTGGACCGGCTCACCGGCGTCCTCAAGGTCACCGGGTTCGTGGCATCCGTTCCCGAATTCACCGGCCAGCCCGGCGTGATCAACGGCGCGAGCGAGCTGCTCGGCGAGCTCTTCGGCGACGCCGGCACGCATGCACGTTCGGCGGTCGGTGTGCCGGTGCTCCCGCTGGACGCCCCCGTAGAGGTCGAGGTCGTCTTCTCGTACGCCTGATCGTCCTCGCCGCTCGTTGAGCGAGCGAAACGAGTCGAAACGCCCCGGACATTGCGCAAGGTCCGGGGCGTTCCGACTTCGAGCGCCGGAGCGCCCTTCGCTCAACGAGCGGGGGCTTTCACTACTTGACCTGCGCGGAGATCACCGACATGACGGCGGTGTCGGCGAGGGTGGTCGTGTCGCCGACCTCGCGACCCTCGGCGACGTCGCGGAGCAGGCGACGCATGATCTTGCCGGACCGGGTCTTGGGCAGCTCGCCCACGATGTAGACGTCGCGGGGACGCGCGATCGGGCCGATCTGCTCGCCGACCCACAGCCGCAGGTTCTGCGCGAGGCCGTCGGGGGAGTGCGCGTCGAGGTAGGACTGCTTGATGATGACGAAGGCGACGACCGCCTGGCCGGTGGTCTCGTCCGAGGCGCCCACGACCGCCGCCTCGGCGACCGCCTCGTTGCCCACCAGCGCCGACTCGATCTCGGTGGTCGACAGGCGGTGGCCGGACACGTTCATGACGTCGTCGACGCGGCCGAGCAGCCACACATCCCCGTCATCGTCGAGGCGGGCCCCGTCGCCGGCGAAGTAGTAGCCCTGCTTCTGGAACTTCTCCCAATAGGTTTCGACGAAGCGCTCAGGGTCGCCCCAGATGCCGCGCAGCATGGACGGCCACGGCTCAGTGATGACGAGGAGTCCGCCGTTGCCGTTGCCGACGTGCGTGCCGTCCTCGTCGACGACGTCGATCGAGATGCCGGGCAGCGGCACCTGTGCCGAACCGGGCTTGGTCTCGGTGACACCGGGAAGGGCCGACACCATGATCGAGCCGGTCTCGGTCTGCCACCACGTGTCGACGATCGGCGCCGTCTTGCCGCCGATGATCTTGCGGTACCACATCCACGCCTCGGGGTTGATGGGTTCGCCCACCGAGCCGAGCAGGCGCAGCGACGACAGGTCGAACTGCTTCGGTATCGCCCGGCCCAGCTTCATGAACGAGCGGATTGCGGTCGGCGCGGTGTAGAGCACGGTCACCCCGTACTTCTGCACGATCTCCCACCAGCGGCCGGGGTGCGGGGCATCGGGCGTGCCCTCGTAGAGCACCTGCGTCGCGCCGTTCGCGAGCGGGCCGTACGTGACGTAGCTGTGCCCAGTGATCCAGCCGATGTCGGCGGTGCACCAGTACACGTCGGTCTCGGGGTGCAGGTCGTGCACGACCTTGTTCGTGAACGCCGACTGGGTCAGGTAGCCGCCCGACGTGTGCAGGATGCCCTTGGGCTTGCCGGTGGTGCCCGACGTATAGAGGATGAACAGCGGGTTCTCAGCGGGGAAGGGCTGCGCCTCGTGCTCGCCGGACGCGGCGGTGACCACGTCGTGCCACCACAGGTCGCGGCCCTCGGTCCAGTCGACGTCGTTCTCGCCGCGCTTGACGACGAGCACGTGCTCGACGGTCTCCTGCACGCCGGTGCCGCGGTCGCCGAGGGCGAGGTCGACGGCGGGCTTGAGCGGGGAGACCTTGCCCTTGCGGTACCCGCCGTCGGCGGTGATGACGAGCTTTGCGCCGGCGTCGTCGATGCGGGCCCGCAGGCTGTCGGCCGAGAAGCCGCCGAACACGACGGAGTGGATGGCGCCGATGCGCGCGACGGCGAGCATCGAGGCGACCGCCTCCGGGATCATCGGCAGGTAGATCGCGACGCGGTCGCCCTGGCCGATGCCGAGGCCCTCCAGCACGTTCGCGAGACGCTTGACCTCGTCGGTCAGCTCGGCGTAGGTGACGCGACGCTCGTCGCCTGGCTCGCCCTCCCACAGCAGCGCGACGCGGTCGCCGTTGCCTGCCTCGACGTGGCGGTCGAGGCAGTTGTACGCGACGTTGAGCTCGCCGTCGGCGAACCACTGCGCGAACGGCGGGTTCGACCAGTCGAGCACCTCGGTGAAGGGCTTGTGCCAGTGCAGATCGCGCGCCTTGTCGGCCCAGAAGCCGAGGCGGTCGGCCTTCGCCTCTTCATACAGCTCCGCCGTCGCGATCGCGTCGGCGGCGAAGTCGTCAGTGGGCGCGAAGCGCCGGTCCTCGTTGAGCAGGTGGTCGATCTGGCTGGTGGCTTGCGTGAGAGGGGTCTGTTCGCTCATGGGAGCGCGCTCCTTTGCGGGCTTGGTCGAGGCCGAGGGGTGTCGGCGAGTCTGCCAGGAAATGTACCCACCACCGCCCGAAGCGACTACCCCCGATAGTAGGGGGCGCCGCATACATCGACCCAGACCGATATATCGGTGAGAATCCTCTCCTTTTCGTTTTGTCGGGACCCATGCCTCGCCTATGCTGACCGGTGGCCGAACATCGATTCTGGCATTGCGGCACCCGACGTCACCCCCCGAATTCGGGGCCGCGCTTGGCGGCATCCCATTCCCCCCATGGGATGCCGCCTTTCCTTCTTGGGAGCGGTTCCGCGGCCCGTCCCGCGCCGGCGCCGGCTCCTCCCCAGCGGCGGTGACCGCCCTGCTCTCCACCGATGACCAGGATCACCGCCGGCAGGGGTGGAGGTCTCCCTACCGTCGGAGCATGTCCGCACCGTTCGTCGTCCGTCGCCGCTCCGCGGCCTCGCTCGCTCCCGGCGCGAAGGGACGGACGGATGCTTCGCCCCGGCCGGCGTCCGCTGCGCGGGCGTCCGCTCCGTCGGCTGTTGCACCGCCCGCCGCGGCGGGCGCGTGGGTGCCTCACCGGGGCGGTGCCGACGGGGCGACGCGGGTGGCGAAGTCGGCGTCGCTCCACAGGCTCGGTGAGGCGGCGACACCCCCGGCGAGCCCGGCCCGCACGACCGCAGCGGCCTTCGCGCACAGTTCGGCGCAGCGGCATCGCGTCCTCGATCCGTTCGCGGCATACCTCGACGACCCCGAGGTCACCGACCTGTTCGTCAACGGCGCGGCGGGTCTGTTCGTCGATCGCGGAGCCGGGGTCGTGCCGGCGCGGGAATGGCGGGCGACCGAAGATGAGGTGCGCGATCTCGCGGTGGCGCTCATCGGCCTCGGTGGGCGGCACATCGACGACGCCGCTCCGTGCGTGGACGTGCGCCTCGACGGCGGCATCCGCGTCCACGCCGTGCTGCCGCCCATCGCCCCGGAGGGCACGGTCCTGTCGATCCGCGTGCCGCGCCTCGGCGCTGCGACGCTCGATGACCTGCAGCGCACGGGCATGTTCGACGAGGACGTGCGCCGACGGCTGGCCGACGCGATCGCGGGACGCGCGAACCTCCTGGTGTCCGGCGCCGCCGGCGCGGGGAAGACCACACTGCTCGCGGCGCTGCTCGCGGAGGCACCCGCCCACGAGCGCATCGTCACGATCGAGGATGTCGCCGAGCTGCGCATCGCGCATCCGCACCACGTCCGCCTCGAGGCGCGTCAGCCCAACATCGAAGGATCCGGCGGCGTCGGGCTTGCGCGGCTGGTGCGTGAGGCGCTGCGTATGCGGCCCGACCGGCTCGTGGTGGGGGAGTGCCGTGGCGAAGAAGTCCGGGAGCTGCTGGCGGCACTGAATACCGGCCACGACGGCGGAGCCGGCACGGTGCACGCGAACGGACTCCACGACGTGCCCGCCCGGCTCGAGGCGCTCGGTGCACCCGCCGGACTCGACGATCGCGCACTCGCCCGCCAGGCCGCCACCGCGATCGGGCTCGTCGTTCACGTGGAGCGGAGCGCGGACGGCTCCCGCCGCATCGCCGGAGTCGGTCGCCCGTTCGTCGCTGAAGACGGGCGTCTGGCCATCGAGGAGGAGCGATGGGATTCTCGCTGACGCAGCGCGCGCCGCAGGCCCGGGCGCTGTCGCGACGCCCTCCCTCGTCGCGACTACCGGCAACGTCCCGGTTCGGAGCGTCGTCCCGCTTTCGGGCGTGGTCCCGACCCCCGGCGTCATCGGCCGACGTGGCGGAGACTGTCCTGCGGCTGGCGGTGCTGCTGCAGGCGGGGGTGGCGCCTGCCCGCGCGTGGGAGCATCTCGCTCTCGCCGGCGACCCGGCGGCTCAGCACGTCGCATCGGCGATCGGACGAGGTGTGCCGCTGCCTGAGGCGATCGCCACCGCGGGGTCCGGCGCGTGGCGCGAGGTCGGCGTCGCGTCTCAGGTCGCGGTGGTCGTGGGAGCGCCGCTCGCCGAGTGCCTGCGCGGACTGGCCGCGGCGCTGCGCGACGCGCAGGAGGCGGCCGACGACGTGCGGGTGGCCCTCGCCGAGCCCGCGGGAACGGCTCGGCTCATGAGCTGGCTCCCGCTCGTGGCGGTGGGGCTGGGCGCTGCACTCG
This genomic window contains:
- a CDS encoding RidA family protein, with the translated sequence MSVSARLAELGIDLPDVVPPVAAYVPAKAHGDLVYTAGQLPMVSGALPATGKVGEGHGLVPASDAKAYARQSALNALAAAADAVGGVDRLTGVLKVTGFVASVPEFTGQPGVINGASELLGELFGDAGTHARSAVGVPVLPLDAPVEVEVVFSYA
- the acs gene encoding acetate--CoA ligase, which translates into the protein MSEQTPLTQATSQIDHLLNEDRRFAPTDDFAADAIATAELYEEAKADRLGFWADKARDLHWHKPFTEVLDWSNPPFAQWFADGELNVAYNCLDRHVEAGNGDRVALLWEGEPGDERRVTYAELTDEVKRLANVLEGLGIGQGDRVAIYLPMIPEAVASMLAVARIGAIHSVVFGGFSADSLRARIDDAGAKLVITADGGYRKGKVSPLKPAVDLALGDRGTGVQETVEHVLVVKRGENDVDWTEGRDLWWHDVVTAASGEHEAQPFPAENPLFILYTSGTTGKPKGILHTSGGYLTQSAFTNKVVHDLHPETDVYWCTADIGWITGHSYVTYGPLANGATQVLYEGTPDAPHPGRWWEIVQKYGVTVLYTAPTAIRSFMKLGRAIPKQFDLSSLRLLGSVGEPINPEAWMWYRKIIGGKTAPIVDTWWQTETGSIMVSALPGVTETKPGSAQVPLPGISIDVVDEDGTHVGNGNGGLLVITEPWPSMLRGIWGDPERFVETYWEKFQKQGYYFAGDGARLDDDGDVWLLGRVDDVMNVSGHRLSTTEIESALVGNEAVAEAAVVGASDETTGQAVVAFVIIKQSYLDAHSPDGLAQNLRLWVGEQIGPIARPRDVYIVGELPKTRSGKIMRRLLRDVAEGREVGDTTTLADTAVMSVISAQVK
- a CDS encoding TadA family conjugal transfer-associated ATPase produces the protein MSAPFVVRRRSAASLAPGAKGRTDASPRPASAARASAPSAVAPPAAAGAWVPHRGGADGATRVAKSASLHRLGEAATPPASPARTTAAAFAHSSAQRHRVLDPFAAYLDDPEVTDLFVNGAAGLFVDRGAGVVPAREWRATEDEVRDLAVALIGLGGRHIDDAAPCVDVRLDGGIRVHAVLPPIAPEGTVLSIRVPRLGAATLDDLQRTGMFDEDVRRRLADAIAGRANLLVSGAAGAGKTTLLAALLAEAPAHERIVTIEDVAELRIAHPHHVRLEARQPNIEGSGGVGLARLVREALRMRPDRLVVGECRGEEVRELLAALNTGHDGGAGTVHANGLHDVPARLEALGAPAGLDDRALARQAATAIGLVVHVERSADGSRRIAGVGRPFVAEDGRLAIEEERWDSR